One window from the genome of Papaver somniferum cultivar HN1 unplaced genomic scaffold, ASM357369v1 unplaced-scaffold_84, whole genome shotgun sequence encodes:
- the LOC113345934 gene encoding ras-related protein Rab2BV-like — translation MAKVDQEYDYLFKIVLIGDSGVGKSNILSRFTRNEFCLESKSTIGVEFATRTLQVDGKTIKAQIWDTAGQERYRAITSAYYRGAVGALLVYDTTKRQTFDNVQRWLRELRDHADSNIVILLAGNKSDLKHLRAVNEDDAQVIAEKEGLSFLETSALEALNIEKAFQTILTEIYHIVSKKALAAQEAAASAGLPGQGTTINVADASGNSSQRNCCSN, via the exons ATGGCGAAGGTAGATCAGGAATATGATTATTTATTCAAGATCGTATTGATTGGTGATTCAGGTGTTGGGAAATCTAATATTCTTTCCAGATTTACAAGGAATGAGTTTTGTTTGGAATCTAAATCAACTATTGGTGTTGAATTTGCTACCAGAACTTTGCAG GTGGATGGAAAGACAATTAAGGCTCAGATATGGGATACAGCAGGTCAAGAAAGGTATCGAGCAATCACCAGTGCTTACTACAGAGGAGCTGTGGGAGCACTCTTGGTCTATGATACAACAAAGAGGCAAACCTTTGACAATGTGCAAAGGTGGCTCCGTGAACTTAGGGATCACGCTGACTCGAACATTGTAATTCTGCTGGCTGGTAATAAATCAGATTTGAAACATCTCAGGGCAGTAAATGAGGATGATGCTCAAGTTATAGCTGAAAAGGAAGGACTCTCATTTCTTGAGACGTCGGCATTGGAGGCACTAAACATAGAGAAGGCTTTTCAGACTATTTTGACAGAAATCTATCACATTGTAAGCAAGAAGGCATTGGCAGCCCAGGAAGCAGCTGCATCAGCCGGACTCCCTGGCCAAGGTACCACCATTAACGTTGCTGATGCATCAGGAAATTCAAGCCAGAGAAACTGCTGTTCTAATTAA
- the LOC113345954 gene encoding MLP-like protein 423 has translation MAQIHKVEGQFVAKTHADKLYNMITRGAPTLPKYVPQLVHKCQVLPEEGEIRPGSIYVWDYAVGATEGILSPVRTKNKVIAVDHKNMSITQTMFEGHFTSDYPSFDVTIDVTPIHGGGNNKTMVKWSFKYEKENEHVPAPTSFIKFFEVFFKELDAKMLEHET, from the exons ATGGCTCAAATTCATAAGGTTGAAGGTCAATTTGTAGCGAAGACCCATGCTGATAAGTTATACAACATGATTACTCGTGGTGCACCAACTCTTCCAAAATATGTTCCTCAATTAGTTCACAAGTGTCAAGTTCTCCCCGAAGAAGGAGAAATTCGTCCGGGTAGTATCTATGTTTGGGACTACGCAGTCG GCGCCACAGAGGGCATATTATCTCCCGTCAGGACGAAAAACAAGGTAATAGCGGTGGATCACAAAAATATGTCAATAACTCAAACAATGTTTGAAGGACACTTTACAAGTGATTACCCAAGTTTTGATGTCACTATTGATGTTACTCCAATCCACGGAGGAGGGAATAATAAAACCATGGTGAAATGGTCATTCAAGTATGAGAAAGAGAATGAACATGTTCCTGCACCAACTTCCTTCATAAAGTTCTTTGAAGTATTTTTCAAAGAGTTGGATGCTAAAATGCTAGAGCACGAAACTTAG
- the LOC113345888 gene encoding disease resistance protein RGA2-like encodes MWNENSEQWENLKSVLLDGASGSKILITTRNDQVASIVRGSIPPYNLDQLEDDACWSIIKQKAFSPGGEVDAPNMSDIGKQIAKQCGGLPLAAKFLGSLLHLKKKESDWISIRDDDIWNTPDNKRKILSTLNVSSCENLKSLPECVKILHNLEVLDLKDCLLIKTLPKDLGELIHLRYLSLSNTDITVFPESCANLVNIEHVFFLLVTEKMINETDHNEGMEELGNLNFFDKLTIFLLGNVKDPNDAERANIKGKQNFRELTLLWGTVEESSDTMWDEKSCNFQLETEKLPAAIGQLPRLRYLDLDRLSFECLDIVGFPSFTNLFLTDMFDLEDIFDSHPCLQQLGINECEILTEVPSFPSLRTLKLDNIDLQLVSSVGRTHTSLTSLSFKNVEELIYFPANILQNNCNLQYLEILECNQLQGFRVNEDDDSDDEVTLLSSEVYTISLQELVFRDCAALKFLPELRGWTSLQKLTIFNCPQVKESLTYDLKSLSPIWKDCMLILFKRTSRRSQKIYLT; translated from the exons ATGTGGAATGAAAACTCAGAGCAATGGGAGAACCTCAAATCTGTGTTGCTCGATGGTGCTTCAGGGAGTAAAATATTAATCACTACCCGTAATGACCAAGTTGCATCTATTGTTAGGGGGAGTATTCCTCCTTACAATTTGGATCAATTAGAAGACGATGCATGTTGGTCTATTATCAAGCAAAAAGCCTTCTCTCCTGGTGGAGAAGTTGATGCTCCAAATATGTCAGACATAGGAAAACAAATAGCAAAACAATGCGGTGGTTTACCACTTGCTGCAAAATTTCTTGGAAGTTTATTGCacctaaaaaagaaagaaagtgaTTGGATATCAATTAGGGATGATGATATCTGGAATACTCCagataacaaaagaaaaatcttATCA ACACTAAATGTCAGTAGCTGCGAGAATTTAAAATCCTTACCTGAGTGTGTGAAAATTCTTCATAATCTGGAGGTATTAGATCTCAAAGATTGCTTACTGATAAAAACACTACCTAAGGATCTTGGGGAGTTAATTCATTTAAGATACCTTAGCCTATCTAATACTGACATCACAGTATTCCCCGAGTCTTGTGCTAACCTCGTGAATATTGAGCATGTGTTTTTTCTTCTT GTGACGGAAAAGATGATAAACGAGACTGATCATAACGAGGGTATGGAAGAGTTAGGAAACCTAAACTTTTTTGACAAGCTAACTATCTTTCTTCTTGGTAATGTTAAAGATCCAAATGATGCTGAGAGGGCAAATATTAAGGGAAAGCAAAACTTTCGTGAGTTGACTCTACTTTGGGGAACGGTAGAAGAGTCCTCGGACACGATGTGGGACGAGAAGTCGTGTAATTTTCAA CTTGAAACTGAGAAACTTCCGGCAGCTATTGGGCAGCTCCCACGTCTTAGGTATCTTGATCTGGACAGATTGTCTTTCGAGTGTTTGGATATTGTTGGATTTCCTTCTTTCACCAATCTTTTTCTTACTGATATGTTCGATCTAGAAGATATTTTTGATTCACATCCTTGTCTTCAACAACTGGGGATAAATGAATGTGAAATTCTGACAGAGGTTCCTTCATTTCCTTCTCTGCGAACGTTGAAGTTAGACAATATTGATCTCCAGTTAGTAAGCTCAGTTGGGAGAACCCATACCTCTCttacaagtctttctttcaaaaaTGTAGAGGAGCTCATATACTTCCCAGCAAATATACTCCAAAACAATTGTAATCTTCAATATCTGGAGATTTTAGAGTGCAATCAGCTTCAGGGATTTCGAGTAAATGAAGACGATGACAGTGACGACGAGGTTACTCTGTTAAGCTCAGAAGTCTACACCATCTCTCTTCAGGAATTGGTTTTCAGAGATTGCGCAGCTCTAAAGTTTCTTCCAGAATTACGAGGGTGGACTTCTCTTCAGAAATTAACCATCTTCAATTGCCCACAAGTGAAGGAGTCTTTAACTTATGATCTCAAATCTCTCTCTCCTATCTGGAAGGACTGTATGTTGAttttattcaaaaggacgagcaGGAGGAGCCAGAAGATTTATCTGACCTGA
- the LOC113345924 gene encoding ras-related protein RIC1-like, whose protein sequence is MNPEYDYLFKLLLIGDSGVGKSCLLLRFADDSYLESYISTIGVDFKIRTVEQDGKTIKLQIWDTAGQERFRTITSSYYRGAHGIIVVYDVTDQESFNNVKQWLNEIDRYASESVNKLLVGNKCDLTANRAVSYETGKALADEIGIPFLETSAKNATNVEQAFMAMASEIKNRMASQPAMNNARPPTVQIKGQPLNQSSGCCSS, encoded by the exons ATGAATCCAGAATA TGATTATCTGTTCAAGCTCTTGCTTATTGGAGATTCCGGTGTCGGTAAATCATGTCTTCTTTTGAGGTTTGCT GATGATTCTTATCTAGAGAGTTACATCAGTACTATCGGGGTTGACTTC AAAATCCGGACAGTGGAACAGGATGGGAAGACCATTAAGCTTCAGATT TGGGACACAGCTGGACAAGAACGTTTCAGGACGATCACTAGCAGTTACTACCGTGGTGCACATGGCATTATA GTAGTGTATGATGTCACTGACCAGGAGAGCTTCAACAATGTGAAGCAATGGCTAAATGAAATTGATCGATATGCTAGTGAGAGTGTCAATAAACTTTTGGTTGGAAACAAATGTGATCTCACAGCAAACAGGGCCGTCTCTTATGAGACCGGCAAG GCACTTGCTGATGAAATTGGGATTCCATTCCTGGAAACAAGTGCAAAGAATGCCACTAACGTCGAACAAGCTTTCATGGCCATGGCTTCTGAAATCAAAAACAG GATGGCAAGCCAACCAGCAATGAACAACGCAAGACCTCCAACAGTCCAAATCAAAGGACAACCACTGAACCAGAGCAGTGGGTGTTGCTCCTCTTAG